A genome region from Sporichthyaceae bacterium includes the following:
- a CDS encoding ABC transporter permease gives MRIRQTVVFAWGGITANKMRAALTMLGIVIGVASVITLIAVGTGSQAAVQASIDRLGSNNLNVIPMPTGNGGHGSSFRNQIRRMLHIKNTSDNSTHNRASALSFDDATSLTNNPAGPDIAAVSPMVYVKSAVAKLGDSSHTVNSFLGTAANYEEIDNDTVSAGRWFTDLDTAAHHRVAVVGTSVAADLVSGDDSELIGKSVQFNGQAFTVIGILGSKGYSGQTDLDDKVIAPITATEDALFGYDQPGGGQLSSISVEAASSAATAAAQNEIQTILDQRHHLTAANTDVVVFNAASVMSASSSSNKTLTILLAAVAGISLLVGGIGVMNIMLVSVTERTREIGIRKAIGAQGGAIIGQFLAEAVIVSMMGGAIGLACGVVASRFTIVGVHPVIAPWSVYLAIGVSLLTGLFFGFYPASRAASLRPIEALRYE, from the coding sequence TTGAGAATCCGGCAGACGGTCGTCTTCGCCTGGGGCGGCATAACGGCGAACAAGATGCGGGCGGCGTTGACCATGCTCGGCATCGTCATCGGTGTCGCCTCGGTCATCACGTTGATCGCGGTCGGTACCGGTTCGCAGGCGGCGGTACAGGCCTCGATCGACCGACTCGGCTCGAACAACCTCAACGTGATCCCGATGCCGACCGGCAACGGTGGCCACGGCAGCTCGTTCCGCAATCAGATCCGGCGGATGCTGCACATCAAGAACACGTCCGACAACTCCACACACAACCGCGCGTCCGCGCTGAGCTTCGACGACGCCACGTCGCTGACCAACAACCCGGCAGGCCCGGACATCGCGGCGGTCTCGCCGATGGTCTACGTGAAGAGTGCCGTCGCCAAACTCGGCGACTCCTCGCACACGGTGAACTCCTTCCTCGGAACTGCCGCTAACTACGAGGAGATCGACAACGACACCGTCTCGGCGGGGCGCTGGTTCACCGACCTCGACACAGCTGCCCACCACCGGGTGGCGGTGGTCGGCACCAGCGTCGCCGCCGACCTTGTGTCCGGCGACGACTCCGAGCTGATCGGGAAGTCCGTCCAGTTCAACGGCCAGGCGTTCACGGTCATCGGGATCCTGGGCTCGAAGGGCTACTCGGGCCAGACGGACCTGGACGACAAGGTGATCGCCCCGATCACCGCGACCGAGGACGCGCTGTTCGGCTACGACCAGCCGGGCGGCGGGCAGTTGTCGTCGATCTCGGTGGAAGCAGCCTCGTCGGCCGCGACCGCGGCGGCGCAGAACGAGATCCAGACGATCCTGGACCAACGGCATCACCTGACCGCGGCGAACACCGACGTGGTCGTGTTCAACGCCGCGTCGGTGATGTCCGCGTCGAGTTCGTCGAACAAGACGTTGACGATCCTGCTGGCAGCTGTGGCGGGGATTTCGCTGCTGGTCGGCGGCATCGGCGTGATGAACATCATGCTGGTGTCGGTGACCGAGCGGACGCGCGAGATCGGTATCCGCAAGGCGATCGGGGCGCAGGGCGGCGCGATCATCGGTCAGTTCCTGGCCGAGGCGGTGATCGTCTCGATGATGGGCGGGGCGATCGGGCTCGCGTGCGGCGTCGTGGCCTCGCGGTTCACGATCGTGGGGGTGCACCCGGTGATCGCGCCCTGGTCGGTCTACCTGGCGATCGGCGTCTCCCTGCTCACCGGCCTGTTCTTCGGTTTCTACCCGGCCAGCCGCGCCGCGTCGCTACGGCCGATCGAGGCGCTCAGATACGAGTGA